One window of the Mycobacterium xenopi genome contains the following:
- a CDS encoding helix-turn-helix domain-containing protein: MTALLRAVRRQRGLTLQSLAEQTGLTKSYLSKIERRQSTPSIAVALKVARALDVDVAQLFSDQTTDEKITVDRAGDRTHEPGRYVALASGVLGKSMSPFVVRPTATSTDDPHPVHAGQEFVFVHTGTVELQYGDRAVELGAGDSAYFDASVSHRLRAVGKVPAEVVVVAHQDSGANRS, encoded by the coding sequence GTGACGGCGCTGCTGCGAGCCGTGCGCAGGCAACGCGGTCTTACCCTGCAGTCGCTCGCCGAGCAAACCGGTTTGACCAAGAGCTACCTGTCGAAGATCGAGCGCCGGCAGAGCACACCCTCGATCGCGGTGGCCCTCAAGGTTGCCCGGGCACTCGATGTCGATGTGGCGCAACTGTTCTCCGACCAGACCACCGACGAGAAGATCACCGTCGACCGCGCCGGCGACCGCACACACGAACCAGGCCGCTACGTCGCGCTGGCATCGGGTGTATTAGGAAAGTCGATGTCGCCCTTCGTAGTTCGGCCGACCGCAACGAGTACCGATGACCCGCACCCGGTGCATGCGGGTCAAGAGTTCGTGTTCGTGCACACCGGGACCGTCGAACTGCAATACGGAGACCGCGCCGTCGAACTCGGCGCCGGTGACAGCGCCTACTTCGACGCATCGGTCAGCCACCGACTCCGCGCGGTCGGCAAGGTGCCCGCCGAGGTCGTCGTCGTCGCCCACCAGGACTCCGGCGCCAACCGAAGTTAG